GAGTCGAAGTTCCCGTTCGGTCGGTATGCCCAGCAGGCCCAGCTCGACACCGCCTACGCCTACTACAAGGATGGCGATTCGGCGCAGTCGATCGCCGCCATCGACCGCTTCGTGAAGTCGTACCCGAACCACGCGAACCTCGACTACGCGCTCTATCTCAAGGCGCTGGCGAACTTCAAGGAGGACCTGGGCCCGCTCATCTCCACCATCGGCCGGCAGGACATGGCCGACCGCGACCCGAAGGCCGCCCGCGAGTCGTTCGAGATGTTCAAGGAGCTGGTCAATCGCTATCCGGACAGCCGCTACGCCGAGGACTCCCGCAAGCGCCTCGAATTCCTCGTGGATGCGCTCGCGCGCCATGAACTGCACGTGGCGCGGTACTACGTGAAGCGCGGCGCCTGGCTTTCCGCCGCGAACCGCGCGCAGGACATCGTGGTCCGCTTTCCCGATTCGCCGACGCGCCGGGAGGCACTCGCCATCATGATCGAATCCTACGACCGGATGGGGCTTGCCGACCTTCGCGACGATGCGAAAAAGGTCCTCGCGAAAAACTACCCCGCGGACCCGATGACCCAGGAAGGCAGGAACACGTCGAGCTGGTTGCGCTGGCCCTGGCTGTAGGTTTCCGTTATGTCGGGCGCCCGGGCCTGCCTCGGCAACAACTCTGCGCGGTTGTGCTCTCGCAATGCTGCTTCCCCCTACATCCCGCGCTTCGGGTCGTCATCCCCGAGGTAGTTGCAATGTAACCCCGTCTCGTTGTCAAAGTACTGGCCCGGGAATCTCAGGTTGAAGGCGAAGGTGCCCAGCCCCGAGGGGTTTTCGTTGGGCAAGTTGGCCCCAAGCGGTCCCCAAAAAACATTTCAGTGCTTTGACTGTTCTCCATCTCGTTGACGCTTCAACAGAGCGAGGATCAAGTACGCCATCAGTGCAAACCCAGCCGCGTAGATCGTCGCAAAGATGAGAGCGACGTAGACAAATGGTTCGGGCTCGCGAGACAACGCGGAGGCGATAACAGTGAAGCTGACACCGGCGAGGAAGCCAGACACTGGAGCTCCAACAAACCACGGAACCCGCATTTTCTGCAACGGTATGGCAATCGCAATTGCGAGTCCCGCAAGCAGAGCCATTGGCAACCACTCGAGATACTCACTCATCAGCGGTCTCTGGCTCTGAGGTAAGCACCAGCAGCGCCTCTATCGACCGCGGTGAAGTAAGTGGCAGCGGAAAGGTCACACAACCATCGAATGGCCCCGGTCTGATTCTTGCGCTTGTCCGTCATGCATCGATAAAAGTGTCCGTCGCATTCGGCTTTGATGCTCCCCGTGTTGCATGGGTCGTCATCGCAGCGATCATGGCCCTTGCAGCACTTCTGAAACGGAAATCAGAACGGATTATCTGGAATGACGTGCTTACCCCAGAAATTGTCGGTTCCACAGTCCTTCAATCCAAAGAAATCAGATCTTCCTAGAGGGCTGCTGGAACTGTAGTGATAGGTGTTCGCGCCGGTGAGCAATCCCAACGGATCTGACTCGATATACCTCCCTGCTCCCGGGTCGTAATCCCTGAAGTAGTTGTAATGTTTCGGGACGCTAGGCTGCCTGACGCAGAGGCGCCCTAATGATGATCTCATCGTAGGGAGTCCTCACTAATCCCGCGTCGTCGCGCTCCAGCAGATGTTTCGCCTCCAGCTCAGAAACGTCAGTGTGAACATTTTTGTAATCCCTGCCCAGCGCTTGCGCTAGCCCCCGAATGGACAGCCCTGGATTCTGAGCTGCATGGCGGAGGAGCTCCATGCGCCTTGGAGAAAGAAGAGCCGTCAGCTCGGCAATAGAGCCCAAGCCGATTGTGGCCTCCACAGCAGCGCCAGCCGAAGCCTTCTTCCACGCACGGGCAAAGCGCTTCAATGCGTCTTCGGAACTCATTACCTCAACATAAAGCTTCTTCATTCGCTCCACCTCCATCCAAACTGCTCGCATTCGAGACGAAAGTCGCTCAATAGCTTTTCCACCGAGGAAAAGTCATAGGCTGTTTGATTCTCCTCGGATCCACATCATCACGAACTGCTGCCCGGCGCGGGTACCTTGATTCGTCGCGGAGAATTGCGACCGCATCAATTGATACAGTCCACTAGGGAGACGCGAGCGCAGCCAGGAGCTCAACCTGCGCGCAGCGCTTCTTCCCGCGCATGCGCTTCCTGCGCACGTACGTGCCGTCGGCCCCCATCTCCCAGGACTGCGTGTTGTCGTCGAGGTAGGGCTTGAGCCCCTCGCGCACGATGCGCCGCGCGAGCTTCGGGTCGAACACCGGAAAGGCCAGCTCGATGCGGCGAAAGAAGTTGCGGTCCATCCAGTCCGCGCTCGAAAGCCACACCTTCCCGTCCCCGCCATTGGCGAAGCGGAAGACGCGCGTGTGCTCCAGGAAACGCCCGACGATCGAGCGCACGCGGATGTTCTCCGAAAGCTTCGACACCCCCGGACGCAGCGCGCACACGCCCCGCACCACGAGATCGACCTTCACGCCCGCCTGGGAAGCCCGGTAGAGCGCCTCGATCACGACCGGCTCGAGGAGCGAGTTCATCTTGGCGGTGATCGCCGCGGGCTTGCCCGCGCGCGCGTTCTTCGTCTCGTTCTCGATCGCCTCGAGCACGCGCGGGTGCAGCGTGAACGGCGCCTGCCAGACGTGCCGCAGCTTCGAGGCCTTGCCCAGGCCGGTGAGCTGCTGGAACACCTCGTTCACGTCGGCGCAGATCTCCGCATGGCTGGTGAGAAGGTCGAAGTCCGTGTAGAGGCGCGCCGTGCGGGGATGGTAGTTGCCGGTGCCCAGGTGCACGTAGCGCATGAGCCGGCCCTCCTCGCGCCGGACCACCAGCGCCATCTTGGCGTGCGTCTTGAGCCCCACCACGCCGTACACGACCTGCGCCCCCACCTCCTCCAGCCTGGCGGCCCAGTTGATGTTGGCCTCCTCGTCGAAGCGCGCCATCAGCTCCACCACCACCGTGACTTCCTTGCCTGTGCGGGCCGCGTCGATGAGGGTCTGCATGATCACGGAGTCGGTGCCGGTCCGGTAGACGGTCTGCTTGATGGCGACCACCTGCGGGTCGCGCGCCGCCTCGCGGATGAAGTCGATCACCGGCGAGAACGACTGGTACGGCCGGTGCAGCAGGACGTCGCCTTTCTTCAGGGTCTCGAAGATATCCTTCGATTTCGCCAGGGACTTCGGCAGCCCCGGATGGAAGACCTTGAACTTGAGATCCGGGCGGTCCACCTGGTCCGGCACGCTCATGAGCCGCACCAGGTTCACCGGCCCGTTGACGCGGTACAGGTCCACGGCATCGAGTCCCAGCTGTTCCAGCAGGAACGAGGCCATTGCCGGGGTCATCGTGTCGTCCACCTCGAGCCGCACGGCGTCGCCGAGGTGGCGCTGCGGAAGCTCCCCCTGGAGCGCCTTCTTGAGGTCCTTCATCTCCTCCTCCTCGACGAACAGGTCGGAGTTTCGCGTCACGCGGAACTGGTGGCAGCCCACCACGTTCATGCCGGCGAAGAGCTCGCCCACGTGGGCGTGCAGGACGGAGGTGAGGAAGATCTGGTCGTGCTCGCCCGTCGCCACGCCCACGGGAAGGCGGATCACGCGCGGCAGCACGCGTGGCACCTGCACGATGGCCACCCGGGAATCGCGCCCGAATGCGTCCCGCCCATCGAGCTCCACCGCGAAGTTCAGGCTCTTGTTGAACACGCGCGGGAACGGATGCGAGGGATCGAGCCCGATTGGGGTGAGGACAGGCATCATCTCGCGGAAGAAGAACTCGCGGACCCAATCCTGCTGGGCCTGCGTCCACTCGCCCCGGCGCAGGAACCGGACACCCGCCACAGCCAGCGCCGGAAGGATCGTGTCGTTCAGGAGCGAATACTGCCGGTCAACGAGCGCACGGGCGCCTTCGCTCACGCGCGCGAAGATCTCGCGCGGCGTGAGCCCGTCGGGGTCGACGGAGCCGCCGCCAAGCTTCAGCTGCTCCTTCACGCGCGCCACGCGGATCTCGAAGAACTCGTCCATGTTCGACGAGACGATGCAGAGGAACTTCAGACGCTCGAGCGCTGGCGTTGCCTTGTCCTCGGCCTGCGCGAGCACGCGCCGGTTGAACTCCAGCGTCTGCAACTCGCGGTTCAGGAAGTGCTCCGGGGGAAGGAGCGCCCCCCGGCGCGGCTCGACTTTTGGCTTGCTACCCACGATTCCAGTACGGTTTCATGAACGATTCGTGAAGGCACGGCGAAGGCCCTGAGGCCCCGGGAAACTGTGCCATACTGCCCGCGAAATCAAGGGCGCGCACGCCCGCGCATGGCTCCATGGAATATACCACCCTCGCCGCGATCGACCTCGGCTCCAACAGCTTCCACCTCGCCATCGGCCGCGTCGTCGACAACCAGATATACCCCCTCGATTCGATCAAGGAAACCGTGCGTCTGGGCGGCGGGCTCGGCGCAGACAAGCGCATCGACGCCCCGACTCAGGAAAGGGCGCTGGCCGCGCTGCAGCGCTTCTCCGAGCGGCTTGCCGGCATGCCCCGCGAGTCGGTACGCGTGGTCGGGACCAACGCCTTTCGTGTCGCGAAGAACTCCGCCGAATTCCTGCGTCTGGCCGAAAAAGCGATCGGGTTTCCCATCGAGGTGATCTCCGGCCGGGAGGAAGCGCGCCTCATCTACTCGGGTGTGGCGCTGTCGCTGCCCCGCAACGATCGCAATCGCCTCGTGGTGGACATCGGCGGCGGTTCCACTGAATTCATCATCGGCGTGAAGCTCAGGCCCAAGGTGATGGAAAGCCTGTACATGGGCTGTGTGAGCTGGACGCAGCGGTTCTTCCCCGACGGGCGCATCGACAAGAAGTCGATGAAGGCCGCCGAGCTCGCCGCGCGGGTGCAGGTGCAGACGATCGTGTCGCGCTTCGAGAAGACGGGCTGGAAGGAGGCGGTGGGTTCCTCCGGCAGTGTCCGCTCGCTCTCGGAGGTGATGGTCGCTTCGGGCCATGCCGAGAGCGGACTCACCCTCGAGGGCCTCGAGTGGTTGCGCGAAAAGGCCCTTGCCGCCGGCGATGCCCGCAAGCTGGAGCTGCCGAGCCTTCGCGAGGATCGCCTGCCGGTGTTCGCGGGCGGGCTGGCCATCATGACGGCGATTTTCACCGAACTCTCCCTGAAGCGGATGACCCTCGCAGAGGGCGCGCTGCGCCAGGGCGTGCTATGGGACCTGCTGGGGCGCGTGCACCATCGCGACATCCGCGAAGTGACCGTCGAGCAGTTCGTGCGCCGCTACCACGTTGACCAGGTGCAGTCCCGGCGCGTCGTATCCCTGGCACAGGATTTCTACCGCCAGCTCGAGCCGGTCCGCGACGACAAGGACGCCACGGCCGGCGTGTTCCTCGACTGGGCGGCCCGCCTGCACGAGATCGGCATCTCCATCGCGCAGGGCGCCTATCACAAGCACACCGACTACATCCTCGTCAACGCCGACATGCCCGGCTTCTCGCGGCAGGAGCAGGGCTGGCTTTCCAACCTCGCGCTTGCCCAGCGCGGGCACCTCGTGAAGATGCGCGAGGCGTTCGAGACCGATTCCGCGCTGGCCACGACGGCCCTGTGCCTGCGGCTCGCGGTGATCTTCTACCGCAGCCGGCGCACGCTGAAACTGCCGCGCCTGAGGCTCACGCGCAAGGCCAAATCCTTCCGCCTCGAGGTGGAGGGCGGCTGGCTCGCGGAAAACACGCTCGTGGCCACTGCGCTGGAGACCGAGCGCGCCGAATGGGACTCCGTGGGACTCGCCTTCGAATCGGTCGAGCCGTCCTAGACACGCGTCAGTCGGTGGCCGGCAGCGGCGAGGCGCGCCTGCCCCGCGCGGTGAGCGAGACACCCGCGAGGATGAGGGCAATGCCCGCGACGTGAAACGCCTCGATGCGCTCGCCGAGGAAGATCCACGCGAGCAGGCTTCCGAAGGCCGGCATCAGGTGGATGAAGATCCCGGCCACGTTCGAACCCACTTCGGCCACGGCGCGGTTCCAGAAGACATAGCCGATGAACGACGGAAAGATTCCCACGTAGAGCATCGCGGCCACCGACGCCGGCGTCATGTTCACGCTTCCGCCGAGGAACAGCAGTTCCACCGCGCACAGCGGCGCCAGGAGCAGCACCCCGACGCAGCCGCAGCACGCAAGGAGCGCGAGGCCGGGCAGCTGCGCCGGCTTCATGCGCAGGAGCACCGTGTACACCGCCCAGAACACCATGCCGACGAGCAGGATGACGTCGCCGCGGTTGAGCGTGAGGTTCGCGATCACCGCGGGGTTCCCGCGCGTGAGGATCGCCAGCACACCCGCAAGGGAGACGACCACGCCCAGCGACTGCACGCGCGTGATCGTGTCGCGGTAGATGAGCCAGCCGGTCACGATGATGAGGATGGGGATCGAGCTGTTCAGGATCACACCGTTGGTGGCGGTCGTGTAATGCAACCCGACGTACGCAAAGGCATTGTGCAGGCCGGTGCCCCAGAAGCCGATCCACGCGATCGCCTTCCAGTGCCGCTTCACCAACGGCCAGTGCTCGCGGATGAGAGGAAAGGCGAAGGGCATCATCACCGTCACGGCGACCACCCAGCGAATGAACGTGAACGTGAGCGGCGAGATGGTACCGACCACCGCCTTGCCGATCACCCAGTTGAGGGACCAGAAGAGCGAGGTGAGCGTGAGCAGGAAGTAGGGCGAGCGAAGCCCGCGCGAGATTGCCTTCGCGGGGACAGGCTGCCCGCTCGATGGACTGGCGACCGCTCGACGGTTATCTGGCCGTTCGATGCGCAACCTGTCATTTCCTTTCATTGCCGCCTTGTTCCTCGACCACGTCAGGTAACGGCACGAATGGCAGCGAGCGGCGGGGAATCGACGGCGCGGCGCGTGCCGAGCAGGCCTGCGATGGCCACGCCCGCCGTGCCTGCGAGGATGCCGGCGAACGGCACGACCGCGTTGAATTCGTACGGAACCCCCAGGACCTGATCGGAGAGCACGAAAGCAAGGCCCACGGCCCCGGCCGACGCCACCACCCCCGCCAGGAGCCCGATCGCGAGAAATTCCGAGAGCTGCGTGAGCACCATCTGCCGGCGGCTCGCGCCCAGCGTGCGCATCACCGCGCCTTCGAAGACGCGCTCGTCCTGCGTGGAGGTGATGGCGGCGAACAGAACCACCAGCCCGGCGGCGATCGCGAACAGGAACACGAATTCCACCGCGCGCGAGACCTGGTCGGAAATGCGCTTGACCTGCCCCATGATCGCCGTGAGGTCGATCACGCTCACGTTCGGGAAGCGATCGACCAGGCGGTTCACCACTTCCTCCCGGCCTGCCGGCAGGTGAAAGCTCGTGATCCAGCTCGCGGGGTACGCCTCCAGCAGCCCCGGGTTCGCGATCACGAAGAAATTAGCCTTGAAGCTGTCCCACTCCACCTTGCGCAGGCTCGTGACCTTCGCGCCGAAGCGCGACCCGGCCACGTCCCAGGCGAGCGTGTCGCCGACGCGGATGGACAGCGCCTTCGCGATGCCCTCCTCCACCGAGAACTGCGGCTCGCCCGCCCCCGGCTGCCACCACGCGCCCGTGACGATCTTGTTGTCGGGTCGCAGCCGCTCGGCCCACGACAGGTTGAACTCGCGGTCCACCAGGCGCTTGGCGCGCTGGTCGCTGAAGTCCGCCGGCGAAACCGGCCGGTCGTTGATCGCCACCAGCCGCCCGCGCACCATCGGGTAGAGGTCGGGCGTGGCCAGGCCCAGGCTGGCGAAGTAGTCCTTGACCCGCGGCAACTGGTCGCTCTGGATATTGATCGCGAACCGGTTGGGCATGTCGGCCGGCATGGATTTCTGCCACTTCACGATGAGGTCCGTGCGCACCAGCGTGAGGAGGAGCATCGCCATGATGCCCACCCCCAGGGCCATCACCTGCACCAGGCTCGCGCCCGTGCGCCGGCGCAGGTTGGCGAGCCCGTAGCGCCAGGGGCCCGAGGCACCGGCGCGCACCCTCGAGAGGGCCAGGATGAGCCCGTACCCGGCCAGGGCCGCCACGCCCAGCGCAATCGCGAACCCGCCGAGGGTCAGGGCGCCGAGCTTCAGGTCGCCCGCTTGCCAGATGATGAGCCCGGAGAGGGCTCCCAGGCCAAGCGCATAGGCGAAGAGGCTGGAAGGTTCGGCCACCGACAGGTCGTTTCGAAGCACCCGCAGCGTGGACACGTTTCGAAGCCTGAGCAGCGGCGGCACCGTGAAGCCCAGGACCAGCACGAGGCCGATGACCGCACCCTGCACCGCGGGGCGCGCGCCGGGCGCCGGAAGCGCCACGCTGAAGAAGCCGGAGAGCCAGTACGCGAGCATCGCCTGCGCGCCAAACCCGGTAACCGTGCCGGCGAGGCAGCCCGCCGCAGCGAGCGCGAGGAACTGCCACGCGTTGATGGCGAAGATGTCGGCCTGGGCAGCGCCAAGGCAGCGCATCATCGCCGCGCCGTCCGTCTGGCGCAGGGAAAAGCGCCGCGCGGCGAGGGCCACGGCCACGGACGCCAGCACGACGGACAGGAGCGAGGCCAGGCCGAGGAAGCGCTGCGCGCGCTCGAGCGAGACGCGCACCTCGCTGCGCGTGTCGCGTACGCCCTCGATGCGCTCTCCCGCGGCCAGGCGCGGGCGCATCTGCGCGTCGTAGCGCGAGACGGCGGAGGCCTCGCCCGCGATCAGCAGCCGATAGGTGATGCGGCTGCCCACCTGGACGAGCCCGGTCGACGCAAGATCGGCGTCGTTCATGAGCACGCGCGGGGCGATGCCGAAAAAATCGAGCACGCTGTCGGGTTCCCGCGTGATGACCGCCGCTACCGTGAGGCTCGCCTCGCCCACGCGGATCGTCTCGCCCACCGCGGCGCCGATGCGCGAGACGAGCGGTGCGCCGACCCAGACCGTGCCCGCCGCGGGCGAACCGGTTGCCTCCCGGTCGGCCGAAGCTGGCGTGTCCGCCACGCGGATGCGGCCGCGCAGCGGAAAGGACGCGCTGACCGCCTTGATCTCCGAAAGGCTGGTGCCGGCGGGGCCGGAAACCATGCTCGGGAACGTCGCCGTGCTCGCGATGACCAGCCCGTCGCGGCGGGTGCGCTCCACGAAAGGTGGCGGCACCGGGTGATCCGCGATCACCACGAGGTCGCCGCCGAGAAGCTCGTTGGCCTGCCGGTCCAGCGCGCCCTGCACACGGTCGGCGAAGAACCCGACCGTGGTCACGCTTGCGACCGCGACGAAGAGCGCCGCGGCAAGCACCCTCGCCTCGCCCGCGTGGGCATTGCGGCGGAGCATCTTCATGGCGATGAAGAGGTTGTTCAAGCACTCACCTCGCCCGCCGTGATCGCAATCCTGCGGTCGCAGCGCGCCGCCAGCGCCTCGTCGTGGGTCACGAGCACGAGCGTCGTGCCATGGTCGAGATTCATGCGGAAGAGGAGCTCGATCACCTGCGCGCCCGTGGCCGAATCGAGATTGCCGGTGGGCTCGTCGGCGAAGAGGAGCTTGGGCTGCGTTGCGAACGCACGCGCCACCGCCACGCGCTGCTGCTCGCCCCCGGAGAGCTGCCGCGGGTAGTGGCCGAGGCGATCGGCGAGCCCCACCTGCCCCAGGACGCGCGTTGCCCTGGCGGTTGCGTCCGGCGCGCCGGCAAGTTCCAGTGGCAGCATCACGTTTTCGACGGCCGTGAGCGCCGGAAGGAGCTGGAAGGACTGGAACACGAAACCCACGAGCCGGCCTCGCAGGCGGGCGCGGCCGTCCTCGTCCAGCGCGAAAAGGTCCTCGCCATCGATCCAGACGCGCCCGGCGGAGGGAACGTCCAGGCCCGCGAGCAGTCCCAGCAGCGTGGATTTTCCCGAACCCGAGGCGCCGACAATGGCCACCGACTCGCCGGAGGCCACCTCGAAGGCGGCGTTCCTCACGATGACGAGCTCGTGATCCGCCGTGGAGACTTGTTTGGTGAGCCCCTCGACCCTCACAATGACGGGCTGGGCCGGGGCTGCGGCGCCGGCGGTGCGGCGCTCTTCTTCGCTGATCGCGTTCATGGTGCTCCGGTATTCGCCGGTTCCAACGACAATTCCGACGTGAACTTCCTCATTCGGTCACTGCGGCGCGCGGCCATCGGCCTCGCGGCGCTCCTTTTCGGCCTCGGGGCCGCGCCCGCCGGCGCCGAGCGCACGGTCATGGTGTTCGGCGACAGCCTGTCGGCCGCCTACGGCCTCGCCACGAGCCAGGGCTGGGTTGCCCTCCTTGGCGAACGCATCGTGCGCGACAAGCTCGCCTGGCGCGTGGTGAATGCCAGCGTATCCGGCGAGACGACCGCCGGCGGCCTGAGGCGACTGCCCGAGGACCTCAAGCGCCACCGGCCTTCCCTCGTCGTGATCGCGCTCGGGGCCAATGACGGCCTGCGCGGCCAACCTCTGGCCGCCGTTCGCGCCAACCTGGAGGAAATGATTCGACTTGCCCGCGCCGCCCGCGCCGAACCCGTGCTGGTGGGGCTCATGATTCCGCCCAATTATGGCATCGAATACGCGCGCGAGTTCCACGAGCTCTACGCGCAGCTTGCGAAGAAGGCGCGCGTCGCGCTGG
This Betaproteobacteria bacterium DNA region includes the following protein-coding sequences:
- a CDS encoding outer membrane protein assembly factor BamD, encoding MKRSVTAVLLVALGLALAGCGWLDRKEDEKKEWQAADWYRSAKEELDSGNWQAAVKLYGQLESKFPFGRYAQQAQLDTAYAYYKDGDSAQSIAAIDRFVKSYPNHANLDYALYLKALANFKEDLGPLISTIGRQDMADRDPKAARESFEMFKELVNRYPDSRYAEDSRKRLEFLVDALARHELHVARYYVKRGAWLSAANRAQDIVVRFPDSPTRREALAIMIESYDRMGLADLRDDAKKVLAKNYPADPMTQEGRNTSSWLRWPWL
- the ppk1 gene encoding polyphosphate kinase 1 — translated: MGSKPKVEPRRGALLPPEHFLNRELQTLEFNRRVLAQAEDKATPALERLKFLCIVSSNMDEFFEIRVARVKEQLKLGGGSVDPDGLTPREIFARVSEGARALVDRQYSLLNDTILPALAVAGVRFLRRGEWTQAQQDWVREFFFREMMPVLTPIGLDPSHPFPRVFNKSLNFAVELDGRDAFGRDSRVAIVQVPRVLPRVIRLPVGVATGEHDQIFLTSVLHAHVGELFAGMNVVGCHQFRVTRNSDLFVEEEEMKDLKKALQGELPQRHLGDAVRLEVDDTMTPAMASFLLEQLGLDAVDLYRVNGPVNLVRLMSVPDQVDRPDLKFKVFHPGLPKSLAKSKDIFETLKKGDVLLHRPYQSFSPVIDFIREAARDPQVVAIKQTVYRTGTDSVIMQTLIDAARTGKEVTVVVELMARFDEEANINWAARLEEVGAQVVYGVVGLKTHAKMALVVRREEGRLMRYVHLGTGNYHPRTARLYTDFDLLTSHAEICADVNEVFQQLTGLGKASKLRHVWQAPFTLHPRVLEAIENETKNARAGKPAAITAKMNSLLEPVVIEALYRASQAGVKVDLVVRGVCALRPGVSKLSENIRVRSIVGRFLEHTRVFRFANGGDGKVWLSSADWMDRNFFRRIELAFPVFDPKLARRIVREGLKPYLDDNTQSWEMGADGTYVRRKRMRGKKRCAQVELLAALASP
- the ppx gene encoding exopolyphosphatase; translated protein: MEYTTLAAIDLGSNSFHLAIGRVVDNQIYPLDSIKETVRLGGGLGADKRIDAPTQERALAALQRFSERLAGMPRESVRVVGTNAFRVAKNSAEFLRLAEKAIGFPIEVISGREEARLIYSGVALSLPRNDRNRLVVDIGGGSTEFIIGVKLRPKVMESLYMGCVSWTQRFFPDGRIDKKSMKAAELAARVQVQTIVSRFEKTGWKEAVGSSGSVRSLSEVMVASGHAESGLTLEGLEWLREKALAAGDARKLELPSLREDRLPVFAGGLAIMTAIFTELSLKRMTLAEGALRQGVLWDLLGRVHHRDIREVTVEQFVRRYHVDQVQSRRVVSLAQDFYRQLEPVRDDKDATAGVFLDWAARLHEIGISIAQGAYHKHTDYILVNADMPGFSRQEQGWLSNLALAQRGHLVKMREAFETDSALATTALCLRLAVIFYRSRRTLKLPRLRLTRKAKSFRLEVEGGWLAENTLVATALETERAEWDSVGLAFESVEPS
- a CDS encoding DMT family transporter, with the protein product MKGNDRLRIERPDNRRAVASPSSGQPVPAKAISRGLRSPYFLLTLTSLFWSLNWVIGKAVVGTISPLTFTFIRWVVAVTVMMPFAFPLIREHWPLVKRHWKAIAWIGFWGTGLHNAFAYVGLHYTTATNGVILNSSIPILIIVTGWLIYRDTITRVQSLGVVVSLAGVLAILTRGNPAVIANLTLNRGDVILLVGMVFWAVYTVLLRMKPAQLPGLALLACCGCVGVLLLAPLCAVELLFLGGSVNMTPASVAAMLYVGIFPSFIGYVFWNRAVAEVGSNVAGIFIHLMPAFGSLLAWIFLGERIEAFHVAGIALILAGVSLTARGRRASPLPATD
- a CDS encoding ABC transporter permease, which produces MNNLFIAMKMLRRNAHAGEARVLAAALFVAVASVTTVGFFADRVQGALDRQANELLGGDLVVIADHPVPPPFVERTRRDGLVIASTATFPSMVSGPAGTSLSEIKAVSASFPLRGRIRVADTPASADREATGSPAAGTVWVGAPLVSRIGAAVGETIRVGEASLTVAAVITREPDSVLDFFGIAPRVLMNDADLASTGLVQVGSRITYRLLIAGEASAVSRYDAQMRPRLAAGERIEGVRDTRSEVRVSLERAQRFLGLASLLSVVLASVAVALAARRFSLRQTDGAAMMRCLGAAQADIFAINAWQFLALAAAGCLAGTVTGFGAQAMLAYWLSGFFSVALPAPGARPAVQGAVIGLVLVLGFTVPPLLRLRNVSTLRVLRNDLSVAEPSSLFAYALGLGALSGLIIWQAGDLKLGALTLGGFAIALGVAALAGYGLILALSRVRAGASGPWRYGLANLRRRTGASLVQVMALGVGIMAMLLLTLVRTDLIVKWQKSMPADMPNRFAINIQSDQLPRVKDYFASLGLATPDLYPMVRGRLVAINDRPVSPADFSDQRAKRLVDREFNLSWAERLRPDNKIVTGAWWQPGAGEPQFSVEEGIAKALSIRVGDTLAWDVAGSRFGAKVTSLRKVEWDSFKANFFVIANPGLLEAYPASWITSFHLPAGREEVVNRLVDRFPNVSVIDLTAIMGQVKRISDQVSRAVEFVFLFAIAAGLVVLFAAITSTQDERVFEGAVMRTLGASRRQMVLTQLSEFLAIGLLAGVVASAGAVGLAFVLSDQVLGVPYEFNAVVPFAGILAGTAGVAIAGLLGTRRAVDSPPLAAIRAVT
- a CDS encoding ABC transporter ATP-binding protein, encoding MNAISEEERRTAGAAAPAQPVIVRVEGLTKQVSTADHELVIVRNAAFEVASGESVAIVGASGSGKSTLLGLLAGLDVPSAGRVWIDGEDLFALDEDGRARLRGRLVGFVFQSFQLLPALTAVENVMLPLELAGAPDATARATRVLGQVGLADRLGHYPRQLSGGEQQRVAVARAFATQPKLLFADEPTGNLDSATGAQVIELLFRMNLDHGTTLVLVTHDEALAARCDRRIAITAGEVSA
- a CDS encoding arylesterase, which codes for MVFGDSLSAAYGLATSQGWVALLGERIVRDKLAWRVVNASVSGETTAGGLRRLPEDLKRHRPSLVVIALGANDGLRGQPLAAVRANLEEMIRLARAARAEPVLVGLMIPPNYGIEYAREFHELYAQLAKKARVALVPFLLDGFADRRELFQADQFHPTAAAQPRILDNVWPALEPRLKRTPKS